One genomic region from Bradyrhizobium icense encodes:
- the msrA gene encoding peptide-methionine (S)-S-oxide reductase MsrA has protein sequence MLFMRKTTALPSAAEALPGRATPIPTATTHFVNGRKLQPPYPGGLEQAVFGLGCFWGAERKFWELGDGIYATAVGYAGGHTPNPTYEEVCSGRTGHTEVVLVVFDPKKVSYEQLLKTFWENHNPTQGMRQGNDVGTQYRSAIYTFGDAQRQAADASKAMYQKALAAKGLGAITTEIAPAGDFYFAEDYHQQYLAKNPAGYCGLGGTGVSCPIGVGVSA, from the coding sequence ATGTTGTTCATGCGCAAGACCACCGCGTTGCCGAGTGCAGCCGAGGCGCTGCCGGGCCGTGCCACTCCGATACCGACCGCGACCACGCATTTCGTTAACGGCCGCAAGCTGCAGCCGCCCTATCCTGGGGGCCTCGAACAGGCGGTGTTTGGCCTCGGCTGCTTCTGGGGCGCAGAGCGCAAGTTCTGGGAGCTCGGCGACGGCATCTATGCGACCGCGGTTGGCTATGCCGGCGGGCATACGCCCAATCCGACCTATGAAGAGGTCTGTTCGGGCCGTACCGGCCATACCGAAGTGGTGCTGGTCGTGTTCGATCCGAAGAAGGTCTCCTACGAGCAGCTCCTGAAGACGTTCTGGGAAAATCACAACCCGACGCAGGGCATGCGGCAGGGCAACGATGTCGGTACTCAGTATCGCTCGGCGATCTACACGTTCGGCGACGCGCAGCGGCAAGCCGCCGATGCGTCGAAGGCTATGTACCAGAAGGCGCTGGCGGCGAAGGGGCTGGGTGCCATCACCACCGAGATTGCGCCAGCGGGCGATTTCTATTTCGCCGAGGACTATCATCAGCAATATCTCGCCAAGAACCCGGCGGGCTATTGCGGATTGGGCGGTACCGGCGTGTCCTGCCCGATCGGCGTCGGCGTGAGTGCTTGA
- a CDS encoding Bug family tripartite tricarboxylate transporter substrate binding protein, with amino-acid sequence MNYHLPVRVVRAMTAAALLASIAVTALCASSHQASAADPYPSRRITFVVPYPAGGATDVLARLLANKLQESWKQTVLVENKSGGGGVVGNDHVAKAQPDGYTVLIGITQIIQAPSLVSKLPYDVFKDLAPVTQIALSTIVLVVPEQQPIKSVKELIDYAKANPGKPYGTFGNATTSHLYGELLKKTANIDMTHVPYRGSAPLTNDLLANTVTSAFQDLTTASAQIKAGKLRPLAVGGEKRRTALPDVPTMAELGYPGFEIEGWLGVFVPAATPKEIVKKLSDELARIIASPEGVAGIETLSLVPVGGSAEAFEKVLRRDYEKWADVAKATGVKGE; translated from the coding sequence ATGAACTATCATTTGCCGGTCCGCGTGGTGCGTGCGATGACTGCGGCAGCGTTGCTCGCTTCCATCGCCGTGACCGCTTTGTGCGCCTCTTCGCATCAAGCATCGGCGGCGGATCCCTATCCGAGCCGCCGCATCACCTTCGTGGTGCCCTATCCTGCGGGCGGCGCCACCGATGTCCTGGCCCGCTTGCTGGCCAACAAGCTGCAGGAGTCGTGGAAGCAGACCGTCCTCGTGGAGAATAAGTCGGGCGGCGGCGGCGTGGTCGGCAACGACCACGTGGCCAAGGCGCAGCCCGACGGCTACACCGTGCTGATCGGCATTACGCAGATCATTCAGGCGCCGAGCCTCGTTTCGAAATTGCCCTACGACGTCTTCAAGGATCTCGCGCCGGTCACCCAGATTGCGCTGTCGACGATCGTTCTGGTGGTCCCCGAGCAGCAGCCGATCAAGTCCGTCAAGGAGCTGATCGATTATGCCAAGGCGAACCCCGGCAAGCCTTACGGCACCTTCGGCAACGCCACGACGTCTCACCTCTACGGCGAATTGCTCAAGAAGACCGCCAATATCGACATGACCCATGTCCCCTATCGCGGCTCGGCGCCTCTCACGAACGACTTGCTCGCGAACACGGTTACCTCGGCGTTCCAGGACCTGACCACGGCGAGCGCGCAAATCAAGGCGGGCAAGCTCAGGCCGTTGGCGGTTGGCGGCGAAAAGCGCCGGACTGCCTTGCCCGACGTGCCGACGATGGCCGAACTCGGTTACCCCGGCTTTGAAATCGAAGGCTGGCTCGGCGTGTTCGTACCCGCCGCAACGCCCAAGGAGATTGTGAAGAAGCTTTCCGATGAGCTCGCCCGCATCATCGCCTCGCCCGAGGGCGTCGCCGGGATCGAGACGCTCAGCCTCGTGCCGGTGGGTGGATCGGCGGAAGCGTTCGAGAAAGTCCTGCGCCGCGACTACGAGAAATGGGCCGATGTCGCGAAGGCCACCGGCGTCAAGGGCGAGTGA
- the rpsT gene encoding 30S ribosomal protein S20 — MANTTSAKKATRKIARRTIVNKSRRTQMRGAVRTVEEAIKSGDRNAALEAMKRAEPELMQAAQRNIIHKNNASRKVSRLTHAIAKLAK; from the coding sequence ATGGCCAATACCACTTCCGCCAAAAAGGCGACCCGCAAGATTGCCCGCCGCACCATCGTCAACAAGTCGCGCCGCACCCAGATGCGCGGCGCGGTCCGCACCGTCGAGGAAGCGATCAAGAGCGGCGACCGCAATGCAGCGCTCGAAGCGATGAAGCGCGCGGAACCGGAACTGATGCAGGCAGCGCAGCGCAACATCATTCACAAGAACAATGCGAGTCGGAAGGTATCCCGCCTGACGCATGCGATCGCCAAGCTCGCAAAGTGA
- a CDS encoding polysaccharide biosynthesis/export family protein, whose protein sequence is MALVRVVHAFRIPITAIITALALSGCMRTTGPVAVAPPGDLDQMAYGQPNSPPPRTAAADSGGGAIGALRAAFASAPRAASAPAVVAAPVAYAEPAPVRYDAAYHLDAGDKLRVVVYGQEGLTNTYAIDAGGAITMPLIGSVRARGRTTAGLAEEISAKLRRGFIREPSVAVEIEAYRPFFILGEVAAPGQYPYVPNMTVESAVAIAGGFSPRARRDSVTVTHTDASGTSRFVVPPGSPISPGDTVLVSERWF, encoded by the coding sequence ATGGCTCTGGTGCGGGTTGTGCACGCGTTTCGAATACCGATCACTGCGATCATCACTGCGCTCGCTCTGTCGGGCTGCATGCGCACGACCGGGCCGGTTGCGGTCGCACCGCCGGGCGATCTCGACCAGATGGCCTATGGCCAGCCCAACAGTCCGCCGCCGCGGACGGCCGCGGCCGATTCCGGCGGCGGCGCCATCGGCGCACTTCGCGCCGCCTTTGCTTCAGCGCCGCGTGCAGCATCAGCACCCGCCGTCGTTGCCGCGCCGGTCGCTTATGCCGAACCCGCGCCCGTGCGATACGACGCGGCCTATCATCTCGATGCCGGCGACAAGCTGCGCGTCGTCGTCTATGGCCAGGAGGGACTAACCAACACCTACGCGATCGACGCTGGCGGCGCGATCACGATGCCGCTGATCGGCTCGGTGCGGGCGCGCGGCCGCACCACGGCGGGACTGGCGGAAGAGATATCAGCGAAATTGCGCCGCGGATTCATCAGGGAGCCTTCGGTCGCGGTGGAGATCGAAGCTTATCGGCCGTTCTTCATTCTCGGCGAAGTCGCAGCCCCGGGGCAATATCCCTACGTGCCGAACATGACGGTCGAGAGCGCGGTGGCGATCGCCGGCGGCTTCTCGCCGCGCGCCCGCCGCGACAGCGTCACGGTCACCCACACCGATGCCTCGGGAACGTCGCGCTTCGTCGTACCGCCCGGCAGCCCGATCAGCCCCGGCGATACCGTGCTCGTCAGCGAGCGCTGGTTCTAG
- the dnaA gene encoding chromosomal replication initiator protein DnaA: protein MTNTEQDRWSRVKGRLRTSVGEDVYTSWFARMDLEGVQDESVHLSVPTRFLKSWIQAHYADRVLTCWQAEMPEVHRIDLTVRTAMRSAAPAKEPTAPADQRRIEQTNGRPAPELRATATAPVSASHDALGGSPLDPRLTFASFVIGRSNTLAHAAARQVAEGRRGDPVMFNPLYIHAGVGLGKTHLLQAVTWAGNSGNERKVLYLTAEKFMYGFVAALKTQTALAFKEALRGIDVLVIDDLQFLQGKSTQAEFCHTLNALIDAGRQVVIAADRPPSDLESLDDRVRSRLAGGLVVEMGSLGEELRLGILKSRVAAARAHHASFDVPEAVLDYLARTITHNGRDLEGAINRLLAHSKLNNQPVTLEMAEREVRDLIRPQEPKRIKIEDIQRVVARQYNVSRSDLLSSRRTANVVRPRQVAMYLAKTLTLRSLPEIGRRFGGRDHTTVLHAVRKIEALVARDTALSEEVESLKRQLQE, encoded by the coding sequence ATGACAAATACGGAACAAGATCGCTGGTCGCGCGTGAAGGGGCGGTTGCGGACGAGTGTGGGCGAGGACGTCTACACGAGCTGGTTTGCGCGCATGGACCTCGAAGGCGTGCAGGACGAAAGCGTCCATCTGTCGGTGCCGACCCGCTTCCTCAAGAGCTGGATCCAGGCGCATTACGCCGACCGTGTCCTGACCTGCTGGCAGGCCGAGATGCCGGAAGTGCACCGGATCGACCTCACCGTACGCACGGCGATGCGATCCGCCGCTCCGGCCAAGGAGCCGACCGCGCCGGCCGATCAACGCCGTATCGAGCAGACCAATGGCCGGCCGGCGCCTGAATTGCGCGCGACTGCCACTGCGCCGGTGTCCGCCAGCCATGATGCGCTCGGCGGCTCGCCGCTCGACCCACGCCTGACCTTTGCAAGTTTTGTAATCGGTCGCTCGAATACCCTCGCCCATGCGGCGGCGCGCCAGGTTGCAGAAGGACGCCGCGGCGATCCCGTGATGTTCAACCCGCTCTACATCCACGCCGGCGTCGGCCTCGGCAAAACCCATCTGCTGCAGGCCGTGACATGGGCTGGCAATTCGGGGAACGAGCGCAAGGTGCTCTATCTCACCGCTGAAAAATTCATGTACGGCTTCGTCGCAGCGCTGAAGACGCAGACGGCGCTGGCGTTCAAGGAAGCGTTGCGCGGCATCGACGTGCTTGTCATCGACGACTTGCAGTTCCTGCAGGGCAAGTCGACCCAGGCCGAGTTCTGCCACACGCTGAACGCGCTGATCGATGCCGGACGACAGGTGGTGATCGCCGCCGACCGCCCGCCCTCCGATCTCGAGAGCCTCGACGACCGCGTGCGTTCGCGGCTGGCTGGCGGTCTCGTTGTCGAGATGGGTTCGCTCGGCGAAGAGCTGCGGCTCGGCATATTGAAATCGCGCGTAGCGGCTGCGCGTGCGCATCACGCAAGCTTCGACGTGCCGGAAGCGGTGCTGGATTATCTGGCGCGCACCATCACCCATAACGGACGCGATCTCGAAGGCGCCATCAATCGCCTGCTCGCGCACTCCAAGCTCAACAACCAGCCCGTGACGCTGGAAATGGCCGAGCGCGAGGTGCGCGACCTGATCCGTCCGCAGGAACCCAAGCGCATCAAGATCGAGGACATCCAGCGGGTGGTGGCCCGGCAATACAATGTCAGCCGTTCGGACCTGCTCTCGTCGCGGCGCACCGCGAATGTGGTTCGGCCGCGCCAGGTCGCGATGTATCTGGCGAAGACGCTGACGCTCCGCTCGCTGCCCGAGATCGGACGCCGGTTCGGCGGACGCGACCACACCACGGTGCTGCACGCCGTGCGCAAGATCGAGGCACTGGTGGCCCGGGACACCGCACTGTCCGAAGAGGTCGAGTCGCTGAAGCGGCAGTTGCAGGAATAG
- a CDS encoding dienelactone hydrolase family protein, which translates to MGQDIELTASDGFKLGGYRADPAGAPKAAIVVIQEIFGVNHHIRSVCDRLAAKGYVAIAPSIFDRTQPNFQCGYSPDEIATARKFIANPDWAAMLRDTQAAIDAVRDVGAVGIIGFCLGGSIAYAAATKLSGLSAAVGYYGGAVVRFADDKPQVPTQLHFGEKDAGIPLTDVETIKAKRPEVEVHIYPGAQHGFHCDERSSYDKASADIAWPRSLAFFENHLK; encoded by the coding sequence GTGGGACAGGATATCGAACTGACGGCCTCGGACGGTTTCAAACTGGGCGGCTATCGCGCCGATCCTGCAGGTGCGCCGAAAGCGGCCATCGTGGTGATCCAGGAGATTTTTGGCGTCAATCACCACATTCGCTCGGTTTGCGACCGTCTCGCGGCCAAAGGCTATGTCGCGATCGCGCCGTCGATCTTCGATCGCACCCAACCCAACTTCCAATGCGGCTATTCGCCCGACGAGATTGCGACGGCGCGAAAATTCATCGCCAATCCGGATTGGGCCGCGATGCTGCGCGATACCCAGGCCGCGATCGACGCCGTGAGGGATGTCGGCGCGGTCGGCATCATCGGCTTCTGCCTCGGCGGCAGCATCGCCTATGCGGCAGCGACCAAGCTGTCGGGCCTATCTGCCGCGGTCGGCTATTACGGCGGCGCCGTCGTCCGCTTTGCCGACGACAAGCCGCAAGTGCCGACGCAACTGCATTTCGGCGAAAAGGATGCGGGCATTCCGCTAACCGACGTCGAAACCATCAAGGCCAAGCGGCCGGAGGTCGAAGTCCATATCTATCCCGGCGCGCAGCACGGCTTTCACTGCGACGAACGGTCCAGCTACGACAAGGCCAGCGCAGACATCGCCTGGCCGCGGAGCCTGGCGTTTTTTGAGAACCATTTGAAGTGA